The genomic window CACCCTCCGCTGGTTTCGCCCGGTGCGGCGAACAGCAGGTGGCTCTCCTCGACCAGGCCGGCGGCATGGAGGTTATGGGCGTCGGTGGAGCAGGTCTGGTTCTCCACGCAGAAGAAATTGTTCTGGGGCTGAATGTAGACCACCATATGCGTAAACTCGGCGCTGGCGGCCAGTTCGACCCTGATCCCGGTCTGGCGATATTCAATCCGGGCCGGCTGGCCGGGCCGCATCCCCCAGTAGACATCGTCCAGAACCAGTTCCGCTACCGGAGTGGGCGAGGTGATGTCGTAGGGCATGCCCTCCAGGCTCTCGAGCTTGCCGGTGGGCATCAGGTTGACCGCCTCCATGTGGGCCCGGGCCG from Candidatus Glassbacteria bacterium includes these protein-coding regions:
- a CDS encoding aldose 1-epimerase; this encodes GLKVQYRVENKGELTLPYGIALHPYFNFLGPRESAYLCVPARAHMEAVNLMPTGKLESLEGMPYDITSPTPVAELVLDDVYWGMRPGQPARIEYRQTGIRVELAASAEFTHMVVYIQPQNNFFCVENQTCSTDAHNLHAAGLVEESHLLFAAPGETSGGWIHYRLSRIP